The following coding sequences are from one Paenibacillus sp. JDR-2 window:
- a CDS encoding NAD(P)-dependent oxidoreductase, which translates to MAATFISAESLRRNFAEVKAGMKPKEAIEESNRCLYCYDAPCIKACPTGINIPSFIKKIASGNMKGSARAIMEANPVGASCSRVCPTEELCEGACVLNHSSKPIMIGDLQRYATDWAIRNEQVLFKAGSSNGKKAAVIGGGPAGLSAARELARFGFAVTVFEAKEQAGGLDTHGIVSFRLPQEISLWEVEQVKQLGVEIRTGVKVGIDISVEELKQQYDAIVLAIGMSKVPKLGIGGEGLRGVYDAIEFVESTKSSIRTDIAGKKVAVIGAGNTAIDAATCSVRLGADEVTIVYRRTSVEMTAYDFEFDFAKQDGVMFKWLTAPKRIVGDSAGNVTALECTLMKLEESGGRIRPVPVEGSEFFMDVDAVVLAIGQTRHIGLVEQLGLSHKRGIVAIDPVTFQTSDPQVYAAGDVIFGDGQGEAMVVSAAQQGKKAAYAIYRQLVKEQGETA; encoded by the coding sequence ATGGCTGCAACGTTTATATCCGCGGAATCTTTGCGGCGTAATTTTGCCGAGGTGAAAGCCGGAATGAAGCCCAAGGAGGCGATCGAGGAGTCGAACCGCTGCCTGTATTGCTATGATGCCCCGTGCATTAAGGCTTGTCCGACGGGCATCAACATTCCGTCCTTTATCAAAAAGATCGCCTCCGGCAACATGAAAGGCTCCGCCCGCGCCATTATGGAGGCGAATCCCGTTGGCGCAAGCTGCTCGCGGGTATGCCCGACGGAGGAGCTATGCGAAGGGGCCTGCGTGCTTAACCATTCGTCCAAGCCGATTATGATCGGGGATCTGCAGCGTTACGCGACCGATTGGGCAATCCGCAACGAGCAGGTATTGTTCAAGGCAGGAAGCAGCAACGGGAAAAAAGCCGCCGTTATCGGAGGTGGTCCTGCAGGCTTGTCGGCGGCCAGGGAGCTTGCCCGGTTCGGCTTTGCGGTCACGGTGTTCGAAGCGAAGGAGCAGGCAGGCGGCCTTGATACGCATGGCATTGTCTCGTTCCGGCTGCCGCAGGAAATCTCGCTCTGGGAAGTAGAGCAGGTCAAGCAGCTTGGCGTAGAGATCCGAACGGGCGTGAAGGTTGGGATCGATATCAGCGTCGAGGAATTAAAGCAGCAGTACGATGCGATTGTCCTGGCCATCGGCATGTCCAAGGTGCCGAAGCTGGGCATCGGGGGCGAAGGTCTCCGAGGCGTCTATGACGCTATCGAATTCGTAGAATCGACCAAATCGTCCATTCGTACGGATATTGCGGGAAAAAAGGTTGCCGTTATCGGTGCCGGCAATACCGCTATTGACGCGGCGACCTGTTCGGTTCGGCTCGGAGCGGACGAGGTGACGATTGTCTACCGCCGGACTTCCGTAGAGATGACGGCTTACGATTTCGAATTCGATTTTGCGAAGCAGGACGGCGTCATGTTCAAATGGCTGACCGCGCCAAAGCGGATCGTTGGAGATTCGGCGGGCAATGTAACGGCGCTCGAATGCACGTTGATGAAGCTTGAAGAGAGCGGTGGCCGGATCCGGCCGGTGCCGGTGGAAGGCTCGGAGTTTTTTATGGATGTGGATGCGGTTGTTCTTGCCATTGGTCAAACGCGTCATATCGGCCTGGTCGAGCAGCTTGGTCTCTCGCATAAACGCGGAATCGTAGCGATTGATCCGGTTACGTTCCAAACGTCCGATCCGCAGGTGTATGCGGCTGGCGATGTTATTTTTGGCGACGGCCAAGGGGAAGCGATGGTTGTATCGGCGGCGCAGCAGGGCAAGAAAGCCGCGTATGCCATCTATCGGCAGCTGGTGAAGGAGCAGGGGGAGACGGCGTAA
- a CDS encoding M20 family metallo-hydrolase, translated as MGVELNATINAERLNRHTEELAQIGRIGETGVCRLALSKEDRAGVEQVKSWMEAAGMTARIDPFGNLIGVFRGKHPELPVLMLGSHVDSQPYGGRYDGAIGVLGAIEAVQTMAEKGFTPEMDIEVVAFCDEEGCRFNKGLFGVRGMTGKLEEGELDRTDKNGVTRREALLEFGCDPAEFEGYAFEAGRIGAFLELHIEQGPVLESLDSPIGIVTGISGPLWWTVELNGFAGHAGSVPMPMRRDALVGAAKVIVALNDLARLEDGASTVGTVGSLSVFPDSRNIIPEKVTFTVDLRDIVLSRRNEREQQLLDTIQDICDEHDLQYLIREDTNSEPRYCAEWMKDILRKEASGMGMKLPELMSGPFHDSLTMSYVTDYSMIFVRCKDGISHNPKEYSSPEDIALGTELLYRSAIRIASGIGRRSDE; from the coding sequence ATGGGTGTGGAGCTCAACGCTACGATTAATGCAGAACGGCTGAACCGGCATACCGAGGAGCTGGCGCAGATCGGAAGGATTGGGGAGACCGGCGTATGCCGGCTGGCTTTGTCGAAGGAAGATAGAGCGGGAGTAGAGCAGGTGAAGAGCTGGATGGAAGCAGCGGGAATGACCGCAAGAATAGATCCTTTTGGCAATCTGATAGGCGTATTCAGAGGAAAACATCCGGAGCTTCCGGTCCTTATGCTAGGCTCCCATGTCGATTCCCAGCCCTATGGCGGACGGTATGATGGGGCTATCGGCGTTCTTGGAGCGATTGAAGCGGTCCAGACGATGGCTGAAAAAGGTTTCACACCCGAAATGGACATTGAGGTGGTCGCCTTTTGCGATGAAGAGGGCTGCCGCTTCAACAAAGGATTATTTGGCGTCCGCGGCATGACGGGCAAGCTCGAGGAAGGGGAGCTTGACCGGACAGACAAGAATGGCGTAACTCGCCGGGAAGCCTTGCTGGAGTTCGGCTGCGACCCGGCAGAGTTTGAAGGATATGCGTTTGAGGCGGGAAGGATCGGCGCGTTCCTGGAGCTTCATATTGAACAAGGGCCGGTGCTTGAATCGCTGGATTCGCCGATTGGCATCGTAACCGGCATTTCCGGCCCGCTCTGGTGGACGGTTGAGCTGAACGGCTTTGCAGGACATGCGGGCTCGGTGCCCATGCCGATGAGGAGGGACGCGCTGGTTGGCGCGGCAAAGGTGATTGTTGCTCTTAACGACCTCGCCCGTCTGGAGGACGGGGCTTCAACAGTTGGAACAGTAGGCTCGCTGTCGGTGTTTCCGGATTCCCGCAACATCATCCCGGAAAAGGTGACGTTTACGGTTGACCTCCGGGATATCGTTCTCTCCCGCCGGAACGAGCGGGAGCAGCAGCTGCTGGATACCATTCAGGACATCTGCGATGAGCATGACCTGCAGTATCTGATCCGGGAGGATACGAACAGCGAACCGCGGTATTGCGCGGAATGGATGAAGGACATCTTGCGGAAGGAAGCGTCCGGCATGGGGATGAAGCTGCCTGAGCTGATGAGCGGGCCGTTCCACGATTCGCTGACGATGTCTTACGTGACGGATTACAGCATGATTTTTGTCCGGTGCAAGGACGGCATCAGCCATAACCCCAAGGAGTATTCTTCTCCGGAGGATATAGCTTTGGGAACGGAGCTGCTGTACCGGTCGGCTATACGTATTGCGAGCGGAATCGGGAGGAGAAGCGATGAGTAA
- a CDS encoding nitrilase-related carbon-nitrogen hydrolase: MSKVTIGLVQASHDVHGDEPVEAHKKAAIEKHIRLVREAAAKGARIISLQEIFYGPYFCAEQVTKWYDAAEEIPNGPTTKLFRELARELGVVIVLPIYERDGIANYYNSAAVIDADGAYLGKYRKHHIPHVAAGDGGCGFWEKYYFKPGNVGYPVFDTAYAKVGVYICYDRHFPEGARALGLNGAEIVFNPSATVAGTSEYLWKLEQPAHAVANGYYVAAINRVGYEAPWNMGEFYGQSYLVDPRGSIVAIGSRNQDEVVIGVMDKELIREVRNIWQFYRDRRPETYDSIINL, encoded by the coding sequence ATGAGTAAGGTAACGATTGGATTAGTCCAGGCATCTCATGACGTACATGGCGATGAGCCGGTAGAGGCGCACAAGAAGGCGGCGATTGAAAAGCATATCCGTCTTGTACGCGAAGCCGCTGCCAAAGGCGCTCGGATTATCTCGCTGCAGGAGATCTTCTACGGACCGTATTTCTGTGCGGAGCAGGTAACCAAATGGTATGACGCCGCTGAGGAAATTCCTAACGGGCCGACTACAAAGCTGTTCCGGGAGCTCGCCCGGGAGCTAGGCGTCGTTATTGTGCTTCCTATATATGAGCGTGACGGCATTGCGAATTACTATAACTCCGCAGCGGTTATTGACGCGGACGGCGCTTACCTCGGCAAATACCGCAAGCATCACATTCCGCATGTAGCGGCAGGCGACGGGGGATGCGGCTTTTGGGAGAAGTATTATTTTAAGCCGGGCAATGTAGGTTATCCGGTATTTGATACGGCTTACGCGAAGGTTGGCGTATACATCTGCTATGATCGGCATTTCCCGGAAGGGGCGCGTGCGCTTGGGCTGAACGGGGCGGAGATTGTTTTTAATCCTTCCGCGACGGTAGCGGGCACTTCGGAATACCTATGGAAGCTGGAACAGCCGGCTCATGCGGTGGCGAACGGCTATTACGTGGCGGCTATCAATCGGGTCGGGTACGAGGCGCCTTGGAATATGGGAGAGTTTTACGGACAGTCTTATTTGGTTGACCCGCGCGGCTCGATTGTGGCTATCGGCAGCCGGAATCAGGATGAGGTTGTAATTGGCGTCATGGATAAAGAGCTGATCCGCGAGGTGCGGAATATTTGGCAGTTTTATCGGGACCGCAGGCCGGAAACGTACGACAGCATCATAAACCTATAA
- the preA gene encoding NAD-dependent dihydropyrimidine dehydrogenase subunit PreA: MADLRINLAGISSPNPFWLASAPPTNTGYQVQRAFEAGWGGAVWKTLGDPIINTSSRFAAVHFNGQRVAGFNNIELITDRPLEVNLKEIYETKKRFPNHAVVVSLMVEPKREKWHEIVKKVEAVGVDGLELNFGCPHGMAERGMGSASGQQPDLVEAQTMWAKEAAKTPVIVKLTPNITDITATAKAAVRGGADAISLINTINSLAGVDLDTWNTIPHVGGKGAHGGYCGPAVKPIALNMVAECARNAQVNVPISGIGGVSNWRDAVEFMLMGATGVQVCTAAMHHGFSIVEDMIDGLNNYLDDKGLSSVTELIGKSVSRYSDWGDLDLNYQVVARIHEENCIVCNKCHIACEDTSHQCIERLTTDDGRAYLKVREEDCVGCNLCSIVCPVEGAISMVEIPSGELPMSWNARQKAVASVGDSNQAPGGASKEAV, encoded by the coding sequence ATGGCTGATTTGCGTATCAATCTGGCGGGCATATCCTCGCCGAATCCGTTCTGGTTAGCGTCGGCGCCGCCAACGAATACGGGCTACCAGGTGCAGCGGGCTTTCGAGGCGGGTTGGGGCGGAGCGGTATGGAAGACCCTTGGGGATCCGATTATCAACACTTCGTCGAGGTTTGCGGCCGTGCATTTTAACGGTCAGCGCGTGGCGGGCTTTAACAATATCGAGCTGATTACGGACCGGCCGCTTGAAGTGAATTTGAAGGAGATTTACGAGACGAAGAAACGGTTTCCGAACCATGCCGTCGTGGTGTCCCTTATGGTGGAGCCGAAGCGGGAGAAGTGGCATGAAATTGTAAAAAAAGTCGAGGCCGTAGGCGTCGACGGACTGGAGCTGAACTTCGGCTGTCCGCATGGCATGGCGGAGCGCGGCATGGGCTCGGCCTCCGGCCAGCAGCCGGATCTGGTTGAAGCGCAAACGATGTGGGCGAAGGAGGCGGCAAAGACGCCGGTCATCGTGAAGCTGACGCCTAACATTACGGATATTACGGCTACCGCCAAAGCGGCCGTTCGCGGCGGCGCGGATGCGATCTCGCTTATCAATACGATCAACTCTCTGGCTGGCGTGGATCTCGACACCTGGAACACGATTCCGCATGTTGGCGGCAAAGGTGCTCATGGCGGGTATTGCGGTCCGGCGGTAAAGCCCATCGCGCTGAATATGGTGGCGGAATGCGCGCGTAACGCTCAGGTCAATGTACCGATCTCGGGAATTGGAGGCGTCTCCAATTGGCGGGATGCGGTCGAGTTTATGCTTATGGGAGCTACCGGGGTGCAGGTGTGTACAGCGGCCATGCATCACGGCTTCAGCATCGTGGAGGATATGATCGACGGGCTGAACAACTACCTGGATGACAAAGGCTTATCCTCCGTTACAGAGCTGATTGGCAAATCCGTTTCCCGATACTCCGATTGGGGCGATCTTGATCTGAACTATCAGGTTGTTGCCCGGATTCACGAGGAGAATTGCATCGTCTGCAATAAGTGCCATATTGCCTGCGAGGATACGTCGCATCAATGTATTGAACGCCTGACAACGGACGACGGCCGTGCTTACCTCAAGGTGCGGGAAGAGGATTGCGTAGGCTGCAATCTTTGCTCGATCGTTTGTCCGGTGGAAGGTGCGATCTCTATGGTTGAGATTCCTTCCGGCGAGCTGCCGATGTCCTGGAATGCGCGCCAGAAGGCGGTCGCTTCAGTCGGCGATTCCAATCAAGCGCCAGGTGGCGCGAGCAAGGAGGCGGTATAA
- the hydA gene encoding dihydropyrimidinase yields MAAKIIRNGTIVTAADTYRADVLIEDGVIKQIGLGLSAEEAEIVDATGKYVFPGGVDPHTHLDMPFGGTVTADDFETGTRAAAFGGTTTIIDFCLTDKGKPLSESLQKWHAKAGGKAVIDYSFHLMISEINDAVLAELPFIVKDEGITSFKVFMAYKNVFQADDGTLYRTMLSAKELGAMVMVHAENGDVIEFLVEKALAEGNTDPIYHALTRPSAIEGEATARAAALAELTGARLYVVHVTCAEAVKAIREARTRGVDVWGETCPQYLVLDQSYLALPDFEGAKYVWSPPLREKSHQEVLWNALITGSLQTLGSDQCSFNFKGQKDLGKGDFSKIPNGGPVIEDRFSILYSEGVAKGKLTLNQFVEIVATRNAKLFGLFPRKGTIAVGSDADIVIFDPTADRTLSAETHHMNVDYNPFEGLRVSGVPESVLSRGEFVIRNQAFVGEAGKGQFLKRATYKQG; encoded by the coding sequence ATGGCTGCGAAAATCATACGAAACGGCACGATAGTAACCGCCGCGGATACGTATCGGGCTGATGTTCTTATTGAGGACGGCGTTATCAAGCAGATTGGTCTTGGCCTTTCGGCAGAGGAAGCGGAGATCGTTGATGCAACCGGGAAATACGTGTTTCCTGGCGGCGTAGACCCGCATACCCATCTGGATATGCCGTTTGGCGGGACGGTGACGGCCGATGATTTCGAGACGGGGACAAGAGCCGCGGCATTTGGCGGGACCACAACGATTATCGATTTTTGCCTGACGGACAAGGGAAAGCCGCTAAGCGAGTCGCTTCAGAAATGGCATGCGAAAGCCGGGGGCAAAGCCGTGATCGACTACAGCTTCCATCTGATGATCAGCGAGATCAATGACGCCGTGCTGGCGGAGCTGCCTTTCATCGTGAAGGACGAAGGGATTACTTCGTTTAAGGTGTTTATGGCGTATAAAAACGTGTTCCAAGCCGATGACGGCACGTTATACCGGACCATGTTATCGGCCAAGGAGCTTGGCGCCATGGTGATGGTGCATGCCGAGAACGGCGATGTCATCGAGTTTCTGGTGGAGAAGGCGCTTGCCGAAGGGAATACGGACCCGATCTACCATGCGCTGACCCGGCCTTCCGCTATCGAAGGCGAAGCAACGGCTCGCGCGGCGGCTCTTGCCGAGCTCACGGGTGCAAGGCTGTATGTCGTGCATGTCACCTGCGCGGAAGCGGTGAAGGCGATCCGCGAGGCAAGAACCCGCGGGGTAGATGTGTGGGGCGAGACCTGCCCGCAGTATCTGGTGCTCGATCAGTCGTACCTCGCGCTGCCGGATTTTGAAGGAGCCAAGTATGTATGGTCTCCGCCTCTCCGCGAGAAGAGCCATCAAGAGGTGCTCTGGAATGCGCTTATTACGGGTTCCCTGCAAACGCTAGGCTCCGATCAATGCTCCTTCAACTTCAAAGGGCAAAAGGATTTGGGGAAGGGCGATTTCAGCAAAATTCCAAACGGGGGTCCGGTCATTGAGGATCGTTTCTCCATCCTATACTCGGAGGGAGTCGCGAAAGGCAAGCTGACGCTGAACCAATTCGTAGAGATTGTCGCTACCCGTAACGCCAAGCTGTTTGGCTTATTCCCGCGCAAAGGGACGATTGCCGTTGGCAGCGACGCGGATATCGTTATTTTTGACCCAACAGCGGATAGAACGTTATCGGCGGAGACTCATCATATGAACGTCGATTACAACCCGTTTGAAGGGCTTCGCGTGAGCGGCGTGCCGGAAAGCGTATTGTCGCGAGGCGAGTTTGTGATTCGGAATCAAGCTTTTGTAGGGGAAGCGGGCAAGGGGCAATTCCTGAAGCGCGCGACATATAAGCAGGGATAG